One Punica granatum isolate Tunisia-2019 chromosome 3, ASM765513v2, whole genome shotgun sequence genomic window carries:
- the LOC116198816 gene encoding uncharacterized protein LOC116198816 isoform X5 — translation MVSPDRLSDSEVSSLILFYSHSCSSYCFSSNLSISLVLKSFVCPVIWVLAYLFLYFVVYFRVYERDYANDVASPGSCTRRNRSYPYRFQLERDVQKLQEQLKEEMELHAVLERALEKTAVELTIPSCLPHQELVDQPSDSTGEFCSVHSEIQQDSADLSASFTESISRRMDQREEELRKGPKEMPLKGLWDYPNKLSEEMVRCMKNIFISLADSALPCQSSTSQTGQISPISPHGLLSNSNSSWWSSSDRSFISSWVQSPQVDVQSNLEVLALENACDPYRVRGKLSWADVGNYGLVTEVSWMSVGKKQLEYAAGALRRFRTLVEQLAKVNPIHLNNNEKLAFWINLYNAMIMHAYLAYGVPRSDLKLFSLMQKAAYTVGGHSFNAAAIEYGILKMKPPMHRPQIALLLALHKLKISEEQRKSAIDGYEPLIAFALSCGMYSCPAVRIYTAKNVREELLEAQLDFIRASVGVSSKGRLLVPKMLHCFAKSFVDDAKLAVWISHYLPPRQAAFVEQCMSQRRQSLLGGSRNCGILPFDSRFRYLFLPGKVPVP, via the exons ATGGTGTCGCCGGATCGGCTTTCAGATTCTGAAGTGTCCTCATTGATCCTCTTCTATTCTCACTCTTGTTCATCATACTGTTTCTCCTCAAACCTGAGCATTTCTTTAGTTCTAAAATCTTTCGTTTGCCCCGTTATATGGGTTTTGGCTTACCTTTTTCTATACTTTGTGGTCTACTTCCGTGTTTAT GAGAGAGACTATGCCAACGATGTTGCAAGTCCAGGGTCTTGCACTAGAAGAAACAGATCTTACCCTTACAGATTCCAACTTGAACGTGAT GTACAGAAACTGCAGGAGCAGCTAAAAGAAGAGATGGAACTGCATGCAGTTTTGGAACGAGCACTCGAAAAGACAGCTGTAGAATTAACAATTCCATCATGTCTCCCTCACCAG GAATTAGTAGATCAACCATCAGATTCCACCGGCGAATTTTGTTCTGTGCACTCGGAGATTCAG CAGGATAGTGCTGACTTGTCTGCGTCTTTCACTGAGAGCATTTCAAGGAGAATGGATCAACGTGAAGAAGAGTTGAGGAAGGGTCCCAAGGAGATGCCTCTTAAGGGCCTATGGGATTATCCCAATAAACTCTCTGAAGAGATGGTCCGATGTATGAAGAACATATTCATTTCCCTAGCAGATTCTGCTTTACCTTGCCAATCCTCCACATCGCAGACTGGCCAGATATCACCGATCTCTCCACATGGGCTTCTTTCCAATTCCAACTCATCGTGGTGGTCGTCTTCTGACCGCTCATTCATCTCATCTTGGGTACAGAGTCCACAAGTAGATGTACAGAGTAACCTTGAAGTGTTAGCACTAGAGAACGCCTGTGACCCTTATAGGGTTCGGGGTAAATTGAGTTGGGCAGATGTCGGAAACTATGGGCTCGTGACTGAAGTTTCTTGGATGTCTGTTGGGAAAAAGCAATTAGAGTATGCTGCTGGGGCTCTGAGGAGGTTCAG AACACTTGTGGAGCAGCTTGCAAAGGTGAACCCCATCCATTTGAATAACAATGAAAAGCTTGCTTTCTGGATCAACTTGTACAATGCCATGATCATGCAT GCTTACTTGGCTTATGGAGTCCCAAGAAGCGACTTGAAGCTGTTCTCCTTGATGCAGAAG GCAGCATATACTGTTGGGGGGCATTCCTTCAACGCTGCTGCTATCGAGTACGGGATTTTGAAGATGAAACCACCAATGCATAGGCCACAAATT GCTTTGCTTCTTGCACTACACAAGCTGAAGATATCAGAAGAGCAGCGAAAATCTGCTATCGATGGTTATGAGCCGCTCATCGCATTTGCTCTCAGCTGTGGAATGTACTCATGTCCTGCT GTGAGAATCTACACAGCTAAGAATGTGAGGGAGGAGTTACTCGAAGCGCAGCTTGATTTCATCAGGGCTTCTGTTGGAGTCAGCAGCAAAGGGAGGCTGTTAGTGCCTAAGATGCTACACTGCTTTGCGAAGAGCTTTGTAGATGATGCCAAGCTGGCAGTGTGGATATCGCACTACCTCCCCCCCCGTCAGGCTGCCTTCGTGGAGCAGTGCATGTCACAGAGACGTCAAAGCCTTCTTGGCGGCTCACGTAACTGTGGGATTCTCCCCTTTGATTCGCGATTCCGTTACTTGTTCCTGCCTGGAAAGGTTCCAGTTCCATGA
- the LOC116198816 gene encoding uncharacterized protein LOC116198816 isoform X3 codes for MCDSPLFRSALHQSASLSECSHSGSNNFASECSLRTLQPPGVDLSLEERDYANDVASPGSCTRRNRSYPYRFQLERDVQKLQEQLKEEMELHAVLERALEKTAVELTIPSCLPHQAQELLSNIAVLEVAVSKLENEMVSLHFQLSQERNERRLAEYRLRHSSSELKSLCIPNNLGKLELVDQPSDSTGEFCSVHSEIQQDSADLSASFTESISRRMDQREEELRKGPKEMPLKGLWDYPNKLSEEMVRCMKNIFISLADSALPCQSSTSQTGQISPISPHGLLSNSNSSWWSSSDRSFISSWVQSPQVDVQSNLEVLALENACDPYRVRGKLSWADVGNYGLVTEVSWMSVGKKQLEYAAGALRRFRTLVEQLAKVNPIHLNNNEKLAFWINLYNAMIMHAYLAYGVPRSDLKLFSLMQKAAYTVGGHSFNAAAIEYGILKMKPPMHRPQIALLLALHKLKISEEQRKSAIDGYEPLIAFALSCGMYSCPAVRIYTAKNVREELLEAQLDFIRASVGVSSKGRLLVPKMLHCFAKSFVDDAKLAVWISHYLPPRQAAFVEQCMSQRRQSLLGGSRNCGILPFDSRFRYLFLPGKVPVP; via the exons TGCACCA AAGTGCCTCTTTATCGGAGTGTTCACATTCCGGATCGAACAATTTTGCTTCGGAATGTTCATTGCGTACCCTTCAGCCTCCAGGGGTTGACCTGTCGTTAGAG GAGAGAGACTATGCCAACGATGTTGCAAGTCCAGGGTCTTGCACTAGAAGAAACAGATCTTACCCTTACAGATTCCAACTTGAACGTGAT GTACAGAAACTGCAGGAGCAGCTAAAAGAAGAGATGGAACTGCATGCAGTTTTGGAACGAGCACTCGAAAAGACAGCTGTAGAATTAACAATTCCATCATGTCTCCCTCACCAG GCCCAGGAGCTACTTTCCAATATTGCAGTGTTGGAAGTTGCAGTGTCAAAACTTGAGAATGAGATGGTTTCATTGCATTTCCAATTAAGTCAAGAAAGAAATGAACGTAGGCTTGCTGAATATCGTTTGCGGCATTCATCTTCAGAATTAAAGTCCCTTTGCATCCCAAACAATTTAGGAAAGCTG GAATTAGTAGATCAACCATCAGATTCCACCGGCGAATTTTGTTCTGTGCACTCGGAGATTCAG CAGGATAGTGCTGACTTGTCTGCGTCTTTCACTGAGAGCATTTCAAGGAGAATGGATCAACGTGAAGAAGAGTTGAGGAAGGGTCCCAAGGAGATGCCTCTTAAGGGCCTATGGGATTATCCCAATAAACTCTCTGAAGAGATGGTCCGATGTATGAAGAACATATTCATTTCCCTAGCAGATTCTGCTTTACCTTGCCAATCCTCCACATCGCAGACTGGCCAGATATCACCGATCTCTCCACATGGGCTTCTTTCCAATTCCAACTCATCGTGGTGGTCGTCTTCTGACCGCTCATTCATCTCATCTTGGGTACAGAGTCCACAAGTAGATGTACAGAGTAACCTTGAAGTGTTAGCACTAGAGAACGCCTGTGACCCTTATAGGGTTCGGGGTAAATTGAGTTGGGCAGATGTCGGAAACTATGGGCTCGTGACTGAAGTTTCTTGGATGTCTGTTGGGAAAAAGCAATTAGAGTATGCTGCTGGGGCTCTGAGGAGGTTCAG AACACTTGTGGAGCAGCTTGCAAAGGTGAACCCCATCCATTTGAATAACAATGAAAAGCTTGCTTTCTGGATCAACTTGTACAATGCCATGATCATGCAT GCTTACTTGGCTTATGGAGTCCCAAGAAGCGACTTGAAGCTGTTCTCCTTGATGCAGAAG GCAGCATATACTGTTGGGGGGCATTCCTTCAACGCTGCTGCTATCGAGTACGGGATTTTGAAGATGAAACCACCAATGCATAGGCCACAAATT GCTTTGCTTCTTGCACTACACAAGCTGAAGATATCAGAAGAGCAGCGAAAATCTGCTATCGATGGTTATGAGCCGCTCATCGCATTTGCTCTCAGCTGTGGAATGTACTCATGTCCTGCT GTGAGAATCTACACAGCTAAGAATGTGAGGGAGGAGTTACTCGAAGCGCAGCTTGATTTCATCAGGGCTTCTGTTGGAGTCAGCAGCAAAGGGAGGCTGTTAGTGCCTAAGATGCTACACTGCTTTGCGAAGAGCTTTGTAGATGATGCCAAGCTGGCAGTGTGGATATCGCACTACCTCCCCCCCCGTCAGGCTGCCTTCGTGGAGCAGTGCATGTCACAGAGACGTCAAAGCCTTCTTGGCGGCTCACGTAACTGTGGGATTCTCCCCTTTGATTCGCGATTCCGTTACTTGTTCCTGCCTGGAAAGGTTCCAGTTCCATGA
- the LOC116198816 gene encoding uncharacterized protein LOC116198816 isoform X1, giving the protein MVSPDRLSDSEVSSLILFYSHSCSSYCFSSNLSISLVLKSFVCPVIWVLAYLFLYFVVYFRVYERDYANDVASPGSCTRRNRSYPYRFQLERDVQKLQEQLKEEMELHAVLERALEKTAVELTIPSCLPHQAQELLSNIAVLEVAVSKLENEMVSLHFQLSQERNERRLAEYRLRHSSSELKSLCIPNNLGKLELVDQPSDSTGEFCSVHSEIQQDSADLSASFTESISRRMDQREEELRKGPKEMPLKGLWDYPNKLSEEMVRCMKNIFISLADSALPCQSSTSQTGQISPISPHGLLSNSNSSWWSSSDRSFISSWVQSPQVDVQSNLEVLALENACDPYRVRGKLSWADVGNYGLVTEVSWMSVGKKQLEYAAGALRRFRTLVEQLAKVNPIHLNNNEKLAFWINLYNAMIMHAYLAYGVPRSDLKLFSLMQKAAYTVGGHSFNAAAIEYGILKMKPPMHRPQIALLLALHKLKISEEQRKSAIDGYEPLIAFALSCGMYSCPAVRIYTAKNVREELLEAQLDFIRASVGVSSKGRLLVPKMLHCFAKSFVDDAKLAVWISHYLPPRQAAFVEQCMSQRRQSLLGGSRNCGILPFDSRFRYLFLPGKVPVP; this is encoded by the exons ATGGTGTCGCCGGATCGGCTTTCAGATTCTGAAGTGTCCTCATTGATCCTCTTCTATTCTCACTCTTGTTCATCATACTGTTTCTCCTCAAACCTGAGCATTTCTTTAGTTCTAAAATCTTTCGTTTGCCCCGTTATATGGGTTTTGGCTTACCTTTTTCTATACTTTGTGGTCTACTTCCGTGTTTAT GAGAGAGACTATGCCAACGATGTTGCAAGTCCAGGGTCTTGCACTAGAAGAAACAGATCTTACCCTTACAGATTCCAACTTGAACGTGAT GTACAGAAACTGCAGGAGCAGCTAAAAGAAGAGATGGAACTGCATGCAGTTTTGGAACGAGCACTCGAAAAGACAGCTGTAGAATTAACAATTCCATCATGTCTCCCTCACCAG GCCCAGGAGCTACTTTCCAATATTGCAGTGTTGGAAGTTGCAGTGTCAAAACTTGAGAATGAGATGGTTTCATTGCATTTCCAATTAAGTCAAGAAAGAAATGAACGTAGGCTTGCTGAATATCGTTTGCGGCATTCATCTTCAGAATTAAAGTCCCTTTGCATCCCAAACAATTTAGGAAAGCTG GAATTAGTAGATCAACCATCAGATTCCACCGGCGAATTTTGTTCTGTGCACTCGGAGATTCAG CAGGATAGTGCTGACTTGTCTGCGTCTTTCACTGAGAGCATTTCAAGGAGAATGGATCAACGTGAAGAAGAGTTGAGGAAGGGTCCCAAGGAGATGCCTCTTAAGGGCCTATGGGATTATCCCAATAAACTCTCTGAAGAGATGGTCCGATGTATGAAGAACATATTCATTTCCCTAGCAGATTCTGCTTTACCTTGCCAATCCTCCACATCGCAGACTGGCCAGATATCACCGATCTCTCCACATGGGCTTCTTTCCAATTCCAACTCATCGTGGTGGTCGTCTTCTGACCGCTCATTCATCTCATCTTGGGTACAGAGTCCACAAGTAGATGTACAGAGTAACCTTGAAGTGTTAGCACTAGAGAACGCCTGTGACCCTTATAGGGTTCGGGGTAAATTGAGTTGGGCAGATGTCGGAAACTATGGGCTCGTGACTGAAGTTTCTTGGATGTCTGTTGGGAAAAAGCAATTAGAGTATGCTGCTGGGGCTCTGAGGAGGTTCAG AACACTTGTGGAGCAGCTTGCAAAGGTGAACCCCATCCATTTGAATAACAATGAAAAGCTTGCTTTCTGGATCAACTTGTACAATGCCATGATCATGCAT GCTTACTTGGCTTATGGAGTCCCAAGAAGCGACTTGAAGCTGTTCTCCTTGATGCAGAAG GCAGCATATACTGTTGGGGGGCATTCCTTCAACGCTGCTGCTATCGAGTACGGGATTTTGAAGATGAAACCACCAATGCATAGGCCACAAATT GCTTTGCTTCTTGCACTACACAAGCTGAAGATATCAGAAGAGCAGCGAAAATCTGCTATCGATGGTTATGAGCCGCTCATCGCATTTGCTCTCAGCTGTGGAATGTACTCATGTCCTGCT GTGAGAATCTACACAGCTAAGAATGTGAGGGAGGAGTTACTCGAAGCGCAGCTTGATTTCATCAGGGCTTCTGTTGGAGTCAGCAGCAAAGGGAGGCTGTTAGTGCCTAAGATGCTACACTGCTTTGCGAAGAGCTTTGTAGATGATGCCAAGCTGGCAGTGTGGATATCGCACTACCTCCCCCCCCGTCAGGCTGCCTTCGTGGAGCAGTGCATGTCACAGAGACGTCAAAGCCTTCTTGGCGGCTCACGTAACTGTGGGATTCTCCCCTTTGATTCGCGATTCCGTTACTTGTTCCTGCCTGGAAAGGTTCCAGTTCCATGA
- the LOC116198816 gene encoding uncharacterized protein LOC116198816 isoform X4, which yields MCDSPLFRSALHQSASLSECSHSGSNNFASECSLRTLQPPGVDLSLEERDYANDVASPGSCTRRNRSYPYRFQLERDVQKLQEQLKEEMELHAVLERALEKTAVELTIPSCLPHQAQELLSNIAVLEVAVSKLENEMVSLHFQLSQERNERRLAEYRLRHSSSELKSLCIPNNLGKLELVDQPSDSTGEFCSVHSEIQDSADLSASFTESISRRMDQREEELRKGPKEMPLKGLWDYPNKLSEEMVRCMKNIFISLADSALPCQSSTSQTGQISPISPHGLLSNSNSSWWSSSDRSFISSWVQSPQVDVQSNLEVLALENACDPYRVRGKLSWADVGNYGLVTEVSWMSVGKKQLEYAAGALRRFRTLVEQLAKVNPIHLNNNEKLAFWINLYNAMIMHAYLAYGVPRSDLKLFSLMQKAAYTVGGHSFNAAAIEYGILKMKPPMHRPQIALLLALHKLKISEEQRKSAIDGYEPLIAFALSCGMYSCPAVRIYTAKNVREELLEAQLDFIRASVGVSSKGRLLVPKMLHCFAKSFVDDAKLAVWISHYLPPRQAAFVEQCMSQRRQSLLGGSRNCGILPFDSRFRYLFLPGKVPVP from the exons TGCACCA AAGTGCCTCTTTATCGGAGTGTTCACATTCCGGATCGAACAATTTTGCTTCGGAATGTTCATTGCGTACCCTTCAGCCTCCAGGGGTTGACCTGTCGTTAGAG GAGAGAGACTATGCCAACGATGTTGCAAGTCCAGGGTCTTGCACTAGAAGAAACAGATCTTACCCTTACAGATTCCAACTTGAACGTGAT GTACAGAAACTGCAGGAGCAGCTAAAAGAAGAGATGGAACTGCATGCAGTTTTGGAACGAGCACTCGAAAAGACAGCTGTAGAATTAACAATTCCATCATGTCTCCCTCACCAG GCCCAGGAGCTACTTTCCAATATTGCAGTGTTGGAAGTTGCAGTGTCAAAACTTGAGAATGAGATGGTTTCATTGCATTTCCAATTAAGTCAAGAAAGAAATGAACGTAGGCTTGCTGAATATCGTTTGCGGCATTCATCTTCAGAATTAAAGTCCCTTTGCATCCCAAACAATTTAGGAAAGCTG GAATTAGTAGATCAACCATCAGATTCCACCGGCGAATTTTGTTCTGTGCACTCGGAGATTCAG GATAGTGCTGACTTGTCTGCGTCTTTCACTGAGAGCATTTCAAGGAGAATGGATCAACGTGAAGAAGAGTTGAGGAAGGGTCCCAAGGAGATGCCTCTTAAGGGCCTATGGGATTATCCCAATAAACTCTCTGAAGAGATGGTCCGATGTATGAAGAACATATTCATTTCCCTAGCAGATTCTGCTTTACCTTGCCAATCCTCCACATCGCAGACTGGCCAGATATCACCGATCTCTCCACATGGGCTTCTTTCCAATTCCAACTCATCGTGGTGGTCGTCTTCTGACCGCTCATTCATCTCATCTTGGGTACAGAGTCCACAAGTAGATGTACAGAGTAACCTTGAAGTGTTAGCACTAGAGAACGCCTGTGACCCTTATAGGGTTCGGGGTAAATTGAGTTGGGCAGATGTCGGAAACTATGGGCTCGTGACTGAAGTTTCTTGGATGTCTGTTGGGAAAAAGCAATTAGAGTATGCTGCTGGGGCTCTGAGGAGGTTCAG AACACTTGTGGAGCAGCTTGCAAAGGTGAACCCCATCCATTTGAATAACAATGAAAAGCTTGCTTTCTGGATCAACTTGTACAATGCCATGATCATGCAT GCTTACTTGGCTTATGGAGTCCCAAGAAGCGACTTGAAGCTGTTCTCCTTGATGCAGAAG GCAGCATATACTGTTGGGGGGCATTCCTTCAACGCTGCTGCTATCGAGTACGGGATTTTGAAGATGAAACCACCAATGCATAGGCCACAAATT GCTTTGCTTCTTGCACTACACAAGCTGAAGATATCAGAAGAGCAGCGAAAATCTGCTATCGATGGTTATGAGCCGCTCATCGCATTTGCTCTCAGCTGTGGAATGTACTCATGTCCTGCT GTGAGAATCTACACAGCTAAGAATGTGAGGGAGGAGTTACTCGAAGCGCAGCTTGATTTCATCAGGGCTTCTGTTGGAGTCAGCAGCAAAGGGAGGCTGTTAGTGCCTAAGATGCTACACTGCTTTGCGAAGAGCTTTGTAGATGATGCCAAGCTGGCAGTGTGGATATCGCACTACCTCCCCCCCCGTCAGGCTGCCTTCGTGGAGCAGTGCATGTCACAGAGACGTCAAAGCCTTCTTGGCGGCTCACGTAACTGTGGGATTCTCCCCTTTGATTCGCGATTCCGTTACTTGTTCCTGCCTGGAAAGGTTCCAGTTCCATGA
- the LOC116198816 gene encoding uncharacterized protein LOC116198816 isoform X6: MVSPDRLSDSEVSSLILFYSHSCSSYCFSSNLSISLVLKSFVCPVIWVLAYLFLYFVVYFRVYERDYANDVASPGSCTRRNRSYPYRFQLERDVQKLQEQLKEEMELHAVLERALEKTAVELTIPSCLPHQELVDQPSDSTGEFCSVHSEIQDSADLSASFTESISRRMDQREEELRKGPKEMPLKGLWDYPNKLSEEMVRCMKNIFISLADSALPCQSSTSQTGQISPISPHGLLSNSNSSWWSSSDRSFISSWVQSPQVDVQSNLEVLALENACDPYRVRGKLSWADVGNYGLVTEVSWMSVGKKQLEYAAGALRRFRTLVEQLAKVNPIHLNNNEKLAFWINLYNAMIMHAYLAYGVPRSDLKLFSLMQKAAYTVGGHSFNAAAIEYGILKMKPPMHRPQIALLLALHKLKISEEQRKSAIDGYEPLIAFALSCGMYSCPAVRIYTAKNVREELLEAQLDFIRASVGVSSKGRLLVPKMLHCFAKSFVDDAKLAVWISHYLPPRQAAFVEQCMSQRRQSLLGGSRNCGILPFDSRFRYLFLPGKVPVP, translated from the exons ATGGTGTCGCCGGATCGGCTTTCAGATTCTGAAGTGTCCTCATTGATCCTCTTCTATTCTCACTCTTGTTCATCATACTGTTTCTCCTCAAACCTGAGCATTTCTTTAGTTCTAAAATCTTTCGTTTGCCCCGTTATATGGGTTTTGGCTTACCTTTTTCTATACTTTGTGGTCTACTTCCGTGTTTAT GAGAGAGACTATGCCAACGATGTTGCAAGTCCAGGGTCTTGCACTAGAAGAAACAGATCTTACCCTTACAGATTCCAACTTGAACGTGAT GTACAGAAACTGCAGGAGCAGCTAAAAGAAGAGATGGAACTGCATGCAGTTTTGGAACGAGCACTCGAAAAGACAGCTGTAGAATTAACAATTCCATCATGTCTCCCTCACCAG GAATTAGTAGATCAACCATCAGATTCCACCGGCGAATTTTGTTCTGTGCACTCGGAGATTCAG GATAGTGCTGACTTGTCTGCGTCTTTCACTGAGAGCATTTCAAGGAGAATGGATCAACGTGAAGAAGAGTTGAGGAAGGGTCCCAAGGAGATGCCTCTTAAGGGCCTATGGGATTATCCCAATAAACTCTCTGAAGAGATGGTCCGATGTATGAAGAACATATTCATTTCCCTAGCAGATTCTGCTTTACCTTGCCAATCCTCCACATCGCAGACTGGCCAGATATCACCGATCTCTCCACATGGGCTTCTTTCCAATTCCAACTCATCGTGGTGGTCGTCTTCTGACCGCTCATTCATCTCATCTTGGGTACAGAGTCCACAAGTAGATGTACAGAGTAACCTTGAAGTGTTAGCACTAGAGAACGCCTGTGACCCTTATAGGGTTCGGGGTAAATTGAGTTGGGCAGATGTCGGAAACTATGGGCTCGTGACTGAAGTTTCTTGGATGTCTGTTGGGAAAAAGCAATTAGAGTATGCTGCTGGGGCTCTGAGGAGGTTCAG AACACTTGTGGAGCAGCTTGCAAAGGTGAACCCCATCCATTTGAATAACAATGAAAAGCTTGCTTTCTGGATCAACTTGTACAATGCCATGATCATGCAT GCTTACTTGGCTTATGGAGTCCCAAGAAGCGACTTGAAGCTGTTCTCCTTGATGCAGAAG GCAGCATATACTGTTGGGGGGCATTCCTTCAACGCTGCTGCTATCGAGTACGGGATTTTGAAGATGAAACCACCAATGCATAGGCCACAAATT GCTTTGCTTCTTGCACTACACAAGCTGAAGATATCAGAAGAGCAGCGAAAATCTGCTATCGATGGTTATGAGCCGCTCATCGCATTTGCTCTCAGCTGTGGAATGTACTCATGTCCTGCT GTGAGAATCTACACAGCTAAGAATGTGAGGGAGGAGTTACTCGAAGCGCAGCTTGATTTCATCAGGGCTTCTGTTGGAGTCAGCAGCAAAGGGAGGCTGTTAGTGCCTAAGATGCTACACTGCTTTGCGAAGAGCTTTGTAGATGATGCCAAGCTGGCAGTGTGGATATCGCACTACCTCCCCCCCCGTCAGGCTGCCTTCGTGGAGCAGTGCATGTCACAGAGACGTCAAAGCCTTCTTGGCGGCTCACGTAACTGTGGGATTCTCCCCTTTGATTCGCGATTCCGTTACTTGTTCCTGCCTGGAAAGGTTCCAGTTCCATGA
- the LOC116198816 gene encoding uncharacterized protein LOC116198816 isoform X2, which translates to MVSPDRLSDSEVSSLILFYSHSCSSYCFSSNLSISLVLKSFVCPVIWVLAYLFLYFVVYFRVYERDYANDVASPGSCTRRNRSYPYRFQLERDVQKLQEQLKEEMELHAVLERALEKTAVELTIPSCLPHQAQELLSNIAVLEVAVSKLENEMVSLHFQLSQERNERRLAEYRLRHSSSELKSLCIPNNLGKLELVDQPSDSTGEFCSVHSEIQDSADLSASFTESISRRMDQREEELRKGPKEMPLKGLWDYPNKLSEEMVRCMKNIFISLADSALPCQSSTSQTGQISPISPHGLLSNSNSSWWSSSDRSFISSWVQSPQVDVQSNLEVLALENACDPYRVRGKLSWADVGNYGLVTEVSWMSVGKKQLEYAAGALRRFRTLVEQLAKVNPIHLNNNEKLAFWINLYNAMIMHAYLAYGVPRSDLKLFSLMQKAAYTVGGHSFNAAAIEYGILKMKPPMHRPQIALLLALHKLKISEEQRKSAIDGYEPLIAFALSCGMYSCPAVRIYTAKNVREELLEAQLDFIRASVGVSSKGRLLVPKMLHCFAKSFVDDAKLAVWISHYLPPRQAAFVEQCMSQRRQSLLGGSRNCGILPFDSRFRYLFLPGKVPVP; encoded by the exons ATGGTGTCGCCGGATCGGCTTTCAGATTCTGAAGTGTCCTCATTGATCCTCTTCTATTCTCACTCTTGTTCATCATACTGTTTCTCCTCAAACCTGAGCATTTCTTTAGTTCTAAAATCTTTCGTTTGCCCCGTTATATGGGTTTTGGCTTACCTTTTTCTATACTTTGTGGTCTACTTCCGTGTTTAT GAGAGAGACTATGCCAACGATGTTGCAAGTCCAGGGTCTTGCACTAGAAGAAACAGATCTTACCCTTACAGATTCCAACTTGAACGTGAT GTACAGAAACTGCAGGAGCAGCTAAAAGAAGAGATGGAACTGCATGCAGTTTTGGAACGAGCACTCGAAAAGACAGCTGTAGAATTAACAATTCCATCATGTCTCCCTCACCAG GCCCAGGAGCTACTTTCCAATATTGCAGTGTTGGAAGTTGCAGTGTCAAAACTTGAGAATGAGATGGTTTCATTGCATTTCCAATTAAGTCAAGAAAGAAATGAACGTAGGCTTGCTGAATATCGTTTGCGGCATTCATCTTCAGAATTAAAGTCCCTTTGCATCCCAAACAATTTAGGAAAGCTG GAATTAGTAGATCAACCATCAGATTCCACCGGCGAATTTTGTTCTGTGCACTCGGAGATTCAG GATAGTGCTGACTTGTCTGCGTCTTTCACTGAGAGCATTTCAAGGAGAATGGATCAACGTGAAGAAGAGTTGAGGAAGGGTCCCAAGGAGATGCCTCTTAAGGGCCTATGGGATTATCCCAATAAACTCTCTGAAGAGATGGTCCGATGTATGAAGAACATATTCATTTCCCTAGCAGATTCTGCTTTACCTTGCCAATCCTCCACATCGCAGACTGGCCAGATATCACCGATCTCTCCACATGGGCTTCTTTCCAATTCCAACTCATCGTGGTGGTCGTCTTCTGACCGCTCATTCATCTCATCTTGGGTACAGAGTCCACAAGTAGATGTACAGAGTAACCTTGAAGTGTTAGCACTAGAGAACGCCTGTGACCCTTATAGGGTTCGGGGTAAATTGAGTTGGGCAGATGTCGGAAACTATGGGCTCGTGACTGAAGTTTCTTGGATGTCTGTTGGGAAAAAGCAATTAGAGTATGCTGCTGGGGCTCTGAGGAGGTTCAG AACACTTGTGGAGCAGCTTGCAAAGGTGAACCCCATCCATTTGAATAACAATGAAAAGCTTGCTTTCTGGATCAACTTGTACAATGCCATGATCATGCAT GCTTACTTGGCTTATGGAGTCCCAAGAAGCGACTTGAAGCTGTTCTCCTTGATGCAGAAG GCAGCATATACTGTTGGGGGGCATTCCTTCAACGCTGCTGCTATCGAGTACGGGATTTTGAAGATGAAACCACCAATGCATAGGCCACAAATT GCTTTGCTTCTTGCACTACACAAGCTGAAGATATCAGAAGAGCAGCGAAAATCTGCTATCGATGGTTATGAGCCGCTCATCGCATTTGCTCTCAGCTGTGGAATGTACTCATGTCCTGCT GTGAGAATCTACACAGCTAAGAATGTGAGGGAGGAGTTACTCGAAGCGCAGCTTGATTTCATCAGGGCTTCTGTTGGAGTCAGCAGCAAAGGGAGGCTGTTAGTGCCTAAGATGCTACACTGCTTTGCGAAGAGCTTTGTAGATGATGCCAAGCTGGCAGTGTGGATATCGCACTACCTCCCCCCCCGTCAGGCTGCCTTCGTGGAGCAGTGCATGTCACAGAGACGTCAAAGCCTTCTTGGCGGCTCACGTAACTGTGGGATTCTCCCCTTTGATTCGCGATTCCGTTACTTGTTCCTGCCTGGAAAGGTTCCAGTTCCATGA